gattttaTCTTAGGTAAACCTATAACTTTCTTTtgtattagtattatattatcatgtattcatggccttaactctgccagaaaaaattaACCATTAAAAAACACAGGATTATTAATATGACTTCATTCAATGTTTcgttatgaatttaaatatctaattGATTCTATTTCCTCTCTACAGGCTCACCGACATTATGAAGGCCGTAGTGAGGAGATTTATCCTGATTCTTGCAATTATGGTGTCATTTTCTACGCAACGTGCAATTCCTTCCTGTCCAGTCGAATGTACTTGTTGGAATATTAAAAATGACTGGAATCTAACTTTAATTGCTGAGTGCAAAGACAGAAATCTCATTTACGTTCCAAGAACTGTATCTGCTTCCAATGTGAATATCCTACTACTCTCCTACAACCGAATACACGAGCTGAATGTTCATGATTTTAAAGGCTACGTCAACGTGTTCAAACTGGACATAAGGAACTCTGCAGTGACAAGCATTCATTCCTCGACATTTCATGAGATGAAACATCTGAAAAGCATCGACATCTCTAACAATAACTTAGGATACATCTCGCCACGGATATTTGAAGAGAATACAGAACTGGAAAATGTGTCATTAAGCAATAATCCACTTTCAATGATACAACTCAACTCTCCGATCCTAATATCAAGCTCAATCACATTTCTCGATCTCAGTCGCAGCAAAATCACAAAATTATACCCAGAAAGTTTTTCAAATCTCACTAGCTTGAAATTCTTGGACCTAAGCAGCAATCGTATAAAAGACATATCTCAAGACACTGCTGTGTCACTATTACGCATCAGTCAAGTCAACTTCAACAACAATTTATTTAAGTGTCGTCCTCATTTTAAAAGACTAGTTTGTTCCTTGTATGGGAAGTCAGGTTCTCAAGCTTCTCTCCTAATGTGCGAATTGAAAACAGGGCACAGAAGAGTGTTCAGCCCTTCAGATCAAGAAAAAATGTGTCAAAAATATATCTCTAGATCAGAATCACCCAAGTTTAACGAAACCACCTCATCAGTTGTAGAAATCTTCTTTCCCATTATCCTTCTAACTACTGCTGTTGACCATTCTGACGGATCAACACTACCTATGAAATACGCTCCACTGGAAAATATTTCTATTGAAACTAGTTACAATACTTCAGCAATTGAAGAATCATCTGAAGATGATAGTATACCTGACCATTCCTCCACTAAACTCTTCTCGTTTCCAACCATACCTACACCAACTACTAACGCAACTATTCTGAGTCATGACAATATGTCTAGTGGATttgcattaataattataatttgtattgtaTCGACAATTTTACTTTTGTTATGTGTGATTCTATTATACAGACGtataaaagtgaaaaataacTCAAGCAGAAAAGAAAGGGATAAATTCAACTGGTATAATTCAGAACGTTTCTTAATCTATGATAAGGGTGCAATATCAGATAACTCTCACAATGACGAATAGTTATTGTcttaaaataaaagtttacatCAGAGGTTTATCAGTATCAGTAAATTCTCGTAAGATATTTTCATGAGCTGAATAGAATTTTCTTAAGATAAGAGAACACATCTAATCTACAACAGAACGTGAAAAAGCATTTTGTCCCCTTATGTCACATGCATTACTTATATGCTACAAGAGTCggcttactgtaataataataataataataataataataataataataataataataataataacaacaacaacaacaataataataataataataataataataataataaatgcggggggcaaagactaattgggatttctcggtctctgatcaggtcaaaaaccctgatagaactgatatttaacccttgcggtgaatttcggtgaagtccggagggcctaattagtcaaatccactctcctcacctccacgttggggccccctgggatcttttaagatgcgaaagagagagtggtgtgcggaaggcaacgggaagctaccgcatttatcttttccAAGAAAAAAGTGGTTCGTATGCGATaactaaaagaaagaaagattggataatgatgggtttgcagtgaaatactatCTCTTGGacataaaactatgaatgaataataaatacgtTGATATTTAACAGGATAAAATGGTAGAATTTTGTACTGAAATATTGAGAATAGTTACGCTGTTTAGAATTTTAGAATACTCAACACAAAAATTTGCAGTTGcaactttgttttaaaattaataaagtaaacaaCTAAAACCAAAAACAAAACACAGAAGTGATTCGAAttattcaatgttttttttttttaaattgagaacCACAGAATATTCATTCATAGAGCAAATGGAGGTAAAATTGATGCAATTACAAAAAAATCTATTCATTTTTCGCAACATAAGTCAGATGTCTCTATGCAATTACCGAACAATTTCTCATACATTGAAAAAGTTAAGTCGTTCTAAAACTAAATGTCAAATGGCTAATTATGAATCTATAGTACTTAATTTGTTTTGTGAATCTATAGTACTTAATTTGTGTTGTATGACAGAGAAAATTTGTTCCTCTTTGTAAAATTGACAAATTGCTCTGATAGTGTGTTTTTACTGTCAATATGTTGTATTGAAGTATAAAAGTATTATCTTTCGTGGATTCGTAAGATTCGCTTATAGCAGAGGAAATGGGCTCATGTTGGCAATACTGGCGAATTGCTATGAAATTATGGATTTGTTATAATCCCTCATAGATTGAAATCGTCAATTACTGTATTGCAACATAAATAGCCGTAgagtcgtggtctaaggtatcttACCTGGACTCACGTTATAGAATTAGCACCGGTTTCAGTCTTTATGGGGAAggtttttctcatgaatttccAACCAGTGCAtaggatcggtgcccacccagcatctgaTAAACTTTTGGAGCTACAACAGGTAGCGAAATCAGTTTTGAAAACCAGTTATAGTGGTTGTGGGGATCATCATCCTGACTACACTACAGGttttaccaaaagtttaaggacaccccaccataagtgatgtttcactcctgccATCATACATGAAATCccttgatgtttatacagggaccaaatgcctgtgaaaagtgaagtttttactgcaaacccaatcagTCTGTCTTCCAAACTGTGcattatataacaatttgtctgttacgaaacttattgaaaaattaaatattgtgtagaaaaaaaattaattactccaggaTGGATTGACTTAGATCAGTGAACTTTGTAATGGATttagacatatctgaaagacttcttgtgtaattattgttttctgtttaaaaaattGTGCCACTTCGTCCAGGCATTGTAATCCAAACTGATTCCCCTCCCCCTTCAGGAAAAATGGCCGTTTTCTgaaattctcttgagtttgaaattcgcggCAAATAGACCAGAGTCCGCCACTGCCATTTACAACATTAAATTGGGAATTGGTAACATTGgtgaatcagcttattccctccatttctAGTAATCAGCTGTGGAGTTTATTACAAGTGCAAAAAGATTAGATTTCTTCcctgaaaaaaaatgaaaataggtcATTTGAGTGTGGAGAGAAgtcgcagattattgggatgtgaaagaatgactggagataatacctaactccattccaaaattcattgaccTAAGTCAttctgaagtaattaattttcttcctacacaataagtaatttttcaataagttttctaacagaaaaattgttatataatccacagtttggaaaaTAGATAGACTGGGTTTGAGTAAAAACTTGacgtttcacaggcatttggtccctatATAAACATCAGgtggtttcacataagtataaggacacaGTGAAACCACCTATGGaggagtgtccttaaacttttggtaaaaCCTGTATATCTCCGTTCGGGTTGCATGATCGTTCGCCTATGTTAAGGCTTGTGGACGTGAggtagcagccggctggtcggcctcAGTCTTTCACGGACTGTTCACGCCACCGATAAATGGCAAATTAATGCCAGAATTGTGAATCTATGAGATTCATTTGCAACAGAGTAATCCTGCTCATGTTGGCAATACTGACAAATTGCTCTGAAATTGTGGATTAAGTTACTACAATCCCTAAGACATTCAGTAGTCAATTACAGTATTGTAATGTACTACATGAGCATATTCTCTTTCGATAGGAAAGCAGCAATAATTTTGGCTATGCGGGAGCTCTTCCACAAACCGGTTACAAAGACAGCGCAGTATCGCTTATTAAACTATTAAATTAccaaatataagtaattaaaactttatttcttcattcaactTAAGAAATTAGATTCCAAAATTGCCAGTCATCTTCTTCCAAACATTTTTAGTTGTACAGAGTGTCTGATTTAATCCGTTCGCTTTTGTTTACGCAGCCCAAATATTAGTCCATACATTAGGGAGGTATATAATGatttcgcaggcggaatcagaGGTATATATTAGCGTCCTCGTGAATGTTGTACGTTTGATAATTTTATGATAAACAAGTACAATCACtctgttagttatttattttatttcggctTTCCAATGTTTCGTCTATTCGCGTTTATCATTGAATAGTGTTCATTGAGTCAATTGCTTTTCTTATAATCCCgatattatttcttaatgcgtAAGTTATCTCCAATTTCtcagattattttttttgtttcattcggaataactAACAAACATCATAAAAGTAAGTTTAAAGAAAAGACAGCGTagagttttaacacaatttatttattaatttaaatatatttcaagtTTTTCACTCCTAACGACACCACCATGTGAACGTCACAACCTAGGAGACCAAGAAAAACGTTGGATTCAGACTATGACATACCAAATGGTCTATGACATACAAGATCAATGACAACCCGCATAAAGCTGGAGCATCTCGATATATTCTGCTTCCTGGAACATGTTATGTTCAATAATTACAGTATTCGCTCGCTATCTTTCGCTTTTTTGTCATGAATTTCAGAGATTCGAAACGTGAATGATTACCGAAGACAGGATTCGAGCTTCCATAGGTATTTTCAGTTTTAAGTAGTTTTTACTAGGACGTTCTAGAATCACCTGGAATCGGAGTTCGAAGTGAAAGTGTACGAAAAGGAGAACCGGGGATCGAATCCTCACAGGCATTCGAAATATACATAGAACCATTACTCTAGATGACAGTCATGAACTACCTTGAGAGATCCACGTATTGGAAATGGATGTTTCGTTCCTCAAAAGCATGgtatgaatcaatatattaatcagtCCACTCGTCTATGCTTATTTATCATTTTAGCTGTTTTCAATCGttattaaatctaaaatataatCGCTGCGAATTAGAGAATCTCAACGACGGAAAGTGTCACCCCCTAGTGTTGTTCGTAATGTCTCAAACAGTTTATAAACGGCTTGAGTGAGACACTCTGTAtgtgataatattttacatttatagttTGTGGTTTGTCGAAAtacctataggcctacaatattgcAACGTTTGCGTTACCAATGTGTGGAAGCACGTCCTCTGGTAGCCAAAGTTGCCACTTACCGGCCATAATTGTGAATGTACGAGATTCACTTAAAGCAGAACAATTCTGCTTCTGTTTACAGTTCTGACGCATTGTTCAGAACTTAAGGATTACGACATGGGTACATTTCTTAAGACATTGCAATCGTCAAATTAAGGACTGCAACATAAATGGCAAATAGGATTGCTACATTGTGAATATATGAGATTCACTTAGAGTAGCAAATTCTGCACCTGTTTGTAATTCTGACGAGTTGTTCTGAATTTGTGGATTAACTGAATAATCCTTCATACTTACGCATCGTCAATGAAGCATTGGATTATGaaggtagttgtagtagtgatgTTAACTGGGAAAATGAAggatagttaataataatataattagtaaCGAATTGATATTATTTTGGATCTGTAGTACATAGGCCTAAGTAATGCATGTGGCTTCGAATCTGTAGAATTTCGTTCGATTACTGACGAGGACTGTAGAATTTCACATCAGCCATAGATTAGGAGTGTTTGTTCCTCGTCATTTACAAATAACACTATATTCGCTAGTATTAGTTTGTTGTTGCTGCAGTTTTGTTTACTTTTGTTGAGAAATGTATATATTAAGCATTACTGCCATTTTACTGAAATTAACAATTACTTGCTTCTTATATTGTAACTTATATCAGAAAAATGTGTTGAATTAAGTTAAATAGTGTGAAGGTCcactataaatattaattataaagttggttgaagaataaatatcatatcatatcatctaaGTTCAATAGGCCCTATAATATATTCAAATATGTCATGTGCTGTactgtggtgaaataataatcattaaaattGTTATTGAGTGATTAAGAGGCTTATAGAGTGTGAATTTCTAATGCATGTTTAGAATAACTACAGCCTTCGATATGAAAAATGCACACACTTGAAGGATTCACGGAAAGAACATACTAAGTCACTTTTCTTACATTTTACAGGGGAGAATTTCTTAACTTCAATACAgtgatatcattcagacgctagattagcgattgataaagcgttgtaaaataaaccaaaaacaaaagaaaagagaTTACATATACAGGAAGAGATACGCCTAACCCGCGCATGTCATGGAATTAATCACTTAAAATCGGAATAGTAACACATGGTAAGCGAATGGGTCCACAAAAATGTCATTTCTTAAATTAATGTTGAGGTAAAGAAATTCAACCTTTTTAAAATGGCTATACAGAATAATatcagaacttttttttttttacttgttagcaATCCTACATGAAAATCATCCCATAAGTACTTGAGGATGGAAGTTGGCTAAATTTGTGTAAGATTTTCAGGACAATTAAAGATTTTCTGATACATGCGTTGTAAAAGGTGTCCATATTGAGTGTGGTAATAATTTAGAATACACGTTTCATAAGTGTTTatcatatattcatattattatatagcGTCGTCTGATAGCTGGAACAGCCAGCTTGAAGAGTGCAACTAAAAAATTACGTGGTAAAAACTTAATCaactataaaattaataacgTACAAAAGCACTGAATGCCTGTGTTGATGTTGAGGGTGATAGTAACTTTGGATGGACAGCACTGTTGAAAATGAAACAGGATGAAAAGTTTTTACTTCTTGAAAACGGTTAAgacattaaaactaatttattattaatatgagaaGCTAAGGCATGCCGAGGCGGCTTTGATCAGATCTGTTCAGAGGAACAGCAATACACCGAAAAGACTCGAAATGTATAGAAATAAGAGCGCTTGAAACCAAAACAATGTAAATGTGTAGGACCGAGCAAACGATTATCTTAAAATGGGGTACTGAAATTCTGGTCGCTCAGTACTTGAATTTGCTCTGTGCTTCACATGTTCAAGCATCTGAATAGTAGATcttataacataataaataaagattGAAGATGGAATGTAGTGTGAAAGCTGAATGCGCAAACGGAAAGAAATCAATTAATCAAACGCAGGAAGAGCAGGCAAACATTTCAACTTGATCGGCTCGCCAATTGAAAATAATCGAGTTAaagcccgctcccacttagctgAATCGAatagaatttctcttcacaatgtaatTAAATGGAAAGATGGCAGAAAGAGGCCCGTCCAATCGAATACAATTTATGAtgcagaatatttattccactgctggaacagaatttcttgtttcgagTCTGATCGTATGTTCTCGTGAAGCCTGCGTGAAAAAACAAATAAGCCATAACCATTTCGGGTAGCGCAATTTCTTTATTGAcatttattgctgaaatagtacgtaggttatacagaaaattacaatttaatcaTTTGAACgaaggaaaattaataaattttattcagaattATCCGCtattgtatgacaaaacacaaaagtactaccataataattgaggagcgtttctgcaaaagtcgatagatgcagaaatcaagattttacagaaattacactaagtgacaggatctatcgagttttgaaaaaacctggaaggtgtGGTAGTCTCTAcgtacggtatgaatcaagttttggtaaatctgatttcatagatcgattccggaggtagaaaacatacgctatccatatgtaactcactatcgaaaatttctgcatctatcgacttttgcaaaaacgctcctcaatcaTTCCCGTGATAATACTTGAagcgaaataagtaaattaacggAAACATAAGGCAAAAATTTAAATCCAAAGAAGCGCTATAGAACGAAACTTTGTTTCATCTCTCAGAATATAGTGAAATAAAGTGGAAAATCTCCACGTATATTCCTAGTTTAAAATATCACTAATCTAGTATTTCCGCTTCTTGTTTTGGCTAtgtatttcttctctttctgcCTCAACACATAACTACGCTAAAGCTTTACGTGATCCATTTTACATACTCAAAACGCTTCGATTCGATTTCATTAGATGTGAgcggcagcagacttttcgtttcgattcggtTCGGCTCGATACGCTAAGTGAGAGCGGGCCTTTATTCCTGTGACTAGCCTTTGCCCTTATGGAATTTCATGGGccgttcttattcttattctgatGTGTAAACTTCATTttagtgtattaaaatattttacacaggACAGAGGAAGAAGTACATGGACGGTAAAAAAATTATGctgatattatatatttttttctcttcttgatgtATCCTTGGTCTGACGCTCAGTTACAGTCTCTCATTGATATGAGAAGAAATGTTAACTTAAAACTGTTACAGAATCAAAGACAAGAGTTTGTATTTgcgaaacattttgtaacattcatcATTCAACGTACGTACtacatttatgtaatatattttaccgGTATTCATTGAAGTAACAAAGAAACACATGGACTGATTGAAACTTCAACACAACAGAAAAACTTAAAAGAATAACTGTTCTatataatatgtgtgtgtgtggtaATGGTTAGCATGTATGACTGTGAAGCGAGCGGgtcagggttcaaatcctagttgggtgAAGTTAtttagttgagattttttctaggggtttttcctcaacctatgctcggtaactttcgactctggaccctgaactcattccactgtcattatcaccttcatctcactcagaggctagataaccttagcagttgataaagcgtcgtgataaaaaactaaataaaaataaataataatatatgtcaAAACTGTCATGCTACGGTATAGATGGCATCAATACAGTAGTTTATTAGTGCTTTTACTTTACTAGCAAGAATAAATATCGTTCAAGATTCCACTACGAGGAGAGCAGTCTATATTCAGAGTAGTATGATGAGAAGGTATGCCAaagcaataaaaaaaacattcatataAGACACATATATGGAATAATTAGTTAAACCTATTGTACTTTAAACATATATGATAAAACctgtttttttgtaatttatacatCTGATAAAGcctgttttcttttaattatgtTAGATAAGATTAAACTTTTCTGAGAATATTGAGTAATGTTGCAATACCAATACTGTCACGAATCATGCATGACCAATAGCTATAAAAAGATTTACATGAAACAAATCTACAGATAGGCTAAGTAGACTTCGTTTTAGATTATGTGATCTGTAACGGTAATC
This region of Periplaneta americana isolate PAMFEO1 chromosome 13, P.americana_PAMFEO1_priV1, whole genome shotgun sequence genomic DNA includes:
- the LOC138711946 gene encoding slit homolog 1 protein-like, with the protein product MRNNRCLIVLWCSLLSGATRGKQLTDIMKAVVRRFILILAIMVSFSTQRAIPSCPVECTCWNIKNDWNLTLIAECKDRNLIYVPRTVSASNVNILLLSYNRIHELNVHDFKGYVNVFKLDIRNSAVTSIHSSTFHEMKHLKSIDISNNNLGYISPRIFEENTELENVSLSNNPLSMIQLNSPILISSSITFLDLSRSKITKLYPESFSNLTSLKFLDLSSNRIKDISQDTAVSLLRISQVNFNNNLFKCRPHFKRLVCSLYGKSGSQASLLMCELKTGHRRVFSPSDQEKMCQKYISRSESPKFNETTSSVVEIFFPIILLTTAVDHSDGSTLPMKYAPLENISIETSYNTSAIEESSEDDSIPDHSSTKLFSFPTIPTPTTNATILSHDNMSSGFALIIIICIVSTILLLLCVILLYRRIKVKNNSSRKERDKFNWYNSERFLIYDKGAISDNSHNDE